One genomic region from Streptomyces sp. NBC_00457 encodes:
- a CDS encoding alkaline phosphatase family protein, protein MHRGRWRRVVSQSGRSIAVWAVSTATMLVLAGLLPDFQLRSADGDSATDIAMTAAFGAGAFGVLSAVVWPLLVRLLLLVPALVLGLLVFFLNGGLLLVALRLNPTERGAVAWETGVVVAAVMSAVASATGGALAVRDDDAYRRRLYRLADRRRGSGPPCPATHGTVFLQLDGVGHDVLLDAVGKGLMPTVARWLGTGDRARPTHRLTPWRTDWSSQTGASQLGILHGSNYDIPAFRWYEKDRREVMVSNRPTSAAELQRRAVERTGDAGLLSADGASRGNLFSGGADEQALVLSIATRRRGRENRSRAGYFAYFSDPANAVRTALSFIAEVGREIGQSTRARFRKVRPRVKRGGLYPFIRAFATVVERDVVVAAVMGDMLAGRTAVYADLVAYDEVAHHSGPMSRDAEKVLERLDRALALIGKVAEHAPRPYRIVVLSDHGQSPGETFRARYGLSLGDLVRAGCGLPVPRKAQRTHSGAEARAAVRAALHRPVEEGGEQYRPARRTEPLVLASGNLGLVSFPDVPHRMSKEEIDARHPALLTTLANHPGIGFVLVRSEQHGGVVLGPYGTEIPLDRLDEDPGPLKDFGPGAAEAVRRTHSFPHAADIMVNSWYDPADGEVLAFEEQIGSHGGLGGAQAKAFLLSPVALSAPVDDTQELAGAEHIHHVLRRWLREVDGPQVPLDAEPEERAA, encoded by the coding sequence GTGCATCGTGGGCGTTGGCGGCGGGTCGTCAGTCAGAGCGGCCGGAGTATCGCCGTATGGGCGGTCTCCACGGCCACCATGCTCGTACTCGCCGGCCTCCTGCCCGACTTCCAGCTGCGGTCCGCCGACGGTGACAGCGCCACCGACATAGCGATGACCGCCGCGTTCGGCGCGGGCGCCTTCGGTGTGCTGTCGGCCGTGGTGTGGCCGCTCCTCGTCCGGCTCCTGCTGCTGGTGCCCGCGCTGGTCCTGGGCCTGCTGGTGTTCTTCCTCAACGGCGGGCTGCTGCTGGTGGCACTGCGCCTCAACCCCACCGAGCGCGGCGCCGTCGCCTGGGAGACCGGCGTCGTGGTCGCCGCTGTGATGTCCGCCGTCGCCTCGGCCACCGGCGGTGCCCTGGCCGTGCGCGACGACGACGCCTACCGCCGCCGCCTGTACCGTCTCGCCGACCGCCGCCGCGGCTCCGGGCCGCCCTGCCCCGCCACCCACGGCACCGTCTTCCTGCAACTCGACGGCGTCGGCCACGACGTCCTGCTGGACGCGGTCGGCAAGGGCCTCATGCCGACCGTCGCCCGCTGGCTGGGCACCGGCGACCGGGCCAGACCCACCCACCGGCTCACCCCGTGGCGCACCGACTGGTCCAGCCAGACCGGCGCCAGCCAGCTCGGCATCCTGCACGGCAGCAACTACGACATCCCCGCGTTCCGCTGGTACGAGAAGGACCGCCGCGAGGTGATGGTCAGCAACCGCCCGACCAGCGCCGCCGAACTCCAGCGCCGCGCCGTCGAGCGCACCGGCGACGCCGGACTGCTCTCCGCCGACGGCGCCAGCCGCGGCAACCTGTTCAGCGGAGGCGCCGACGAACAGGCCCTCGTGCTGTCCATCGCCACCAGGCGGCGAGGCCGGGAGAACCGCTCCCGGGCGGGCTACTTCGCGTACTTCTCCGACCCGGCGAACGCCGTGCGCACCGCGCTGTCCTTCATCGCCGAGGTCGGGCGGGAGATCGGCCAGTCCACCCGGGCCCGCTTCCGCAAGGTCCGCCCGCGCGTCAAACGCGGCGGCCTCTACCCCTTCATCCGCGCCTTCGCGACCGTCGTCGAACGGGACGTCGTGGTCGCCGCGGTGATGGGCGACATGCTCGCCGGGCGCACCGCCGTCTACGCGGACCTGGTGGCGTACGACGAAGTGGCGCACCACTCCGGGCCGATGAGCCGCGACGCCGAGAAGGTCCTCGAACGTCTCGACCGGGCGCTCGCGCTGATCGGGAAGGTCGCCGAGCACGCACCGCGGCCGTACCGGATCGTCGTGCTGTCGGACCACGGGCAGAGCCCCGGCGAGACCTTCCGGGCCCGCTACGGCCTCTCCCTCGGCGACCTGGTGCGGGCCGGCTGCGGGCTGCCCGTGCCGCGCAAGGCACAGCGCACCCACAGCGGCGCCGAGGCCCGCGCCGCGGTACGTGCCGCGCTGCACAGGCCGGTCGAGGAGGGCGGCGAGCAGTACCGTCCGGCGCGCCGGACGGAGCCGCTGGTGCTGGCCTCCGGCAATCTCGGCCTCGTCTCCTTCCCGGACGTCCCGCACCGGATGAGCAAGGAGGAGATCGACGCCCGCCACCCCGCCCTGCTGACCACGCTCGCCAACCACCCCGGCATCGGCTTCGTCCTCGTCCGCAGCGAACAGCACGGCGGTGTCGTGCTCGGCCCGTACGGCACCGAGATCCCGCTGGACCGACTCGACGAGGACCCGGGCCCCCTCAAGGACTTCGGCCCGGGCGCCGCCGAAGCGGTCCGCCGCACCCACTCCTTCCCGCACGCCGCCGACATCATGGTCAACTCCTGGTACGACCCCGCGGACGGCGAAGTCCTCGCCTTCGAGGAGCAGATCGGCTCGCACGGCGGCCTCGGCGGCGCCCAGGCGAAGGCCTTCCTGCTGTCGCCCGTCGCCCTGTCCGCCCCGGTCGACGACACCCAGGAACTCGCCGGCGCCGAGCACATCCACCACGTCCTGCGCCGCTGGCTGCGTGAGGTGGACGGGCCGCAGGTACCGCTGGACGCTGAGCCGGAGGAGCGGGCCGCCTGA